Proteins encoded together in one Streptomyces umbrinus window:
- a CDS encoding thiopeptide-type bacteriocin biosynthesis protein, translating to MNSPPWCQANVAFPDWERAETIALARLAPLLRAAEDEGAVTAWFIVRKRPCWRVRYLPAADGQDLIGRGLDELMAEEDITAWTEIIYEPEVHAFGGAEAMASVHRLFHRDSRSLIGFLQSDAGRHRRETSLMLCSLMMRSAGLDWYEQGDVWARVGAHRALPADKERDNENRLHAAVHRLLSVNGEDVMRAGGPLAHVAEWADAYTDAGRELAHLTDSGQLHRGLRDVLAHHVLFAWNRIGLPHDTQATLTAAAKTVVFGPDPTTERSAADSVDAP from the coding sequence ATGAACTCACCGCCCTGGTGCCAGGCCAACGTGGCGTTCCCGGACTGGGAACGCGCCGAGACCATCGCCTTGGCCCGACTCGCCCCGCTTCTACGCGCCGCAGAGGACGAAGGCGCCGTCACGGCGTGGTTCATCGTCCGCAAACGCCCCTGCTGGCGCGTGCGCTACCTGCCCGCCGCCGACGGGCAGGACCTCATTGGCCGGGGCCTCGACGAGCTGATGGCTGAGGAGGACATCACAGCGTGGACGGAGATCATCTACGAACCCGAGGTCCACGCGTTCGGCGGAGCCGAAGCCATGGCATCCGTGCACCGTCTCTTCCACCGCGACAGCCGCAGCCTCATCGGCTTTCTCCAGAGCGACGCTGGCAGACATCGACGCGAGACATCTCTCATGCTGTGCAGCCTCATGATGCGCTCCGCCGGACTGGACTGGTACGAGCAGGGAGACGTCTGGGCGCGCGTCGGCGCGCATCGCGCACTGCCCGCCGACAAGGAACGCGACAACGAAAACCGACTGCACGCCGCCGTACACCGGCTGCTCTCCGTGAACGGCGAGGACGTGATGCGCGCGGGTGGACCACTGGCCCATGTCGCCGAATGGGCCGACGCCTACACCGACGCCGGCAGGGAACTGGCCCACCTCACGGACTCCGGACAACTGCACCGTGGCCTGCGCGATGTCCTGGCCCATCATGTGCTTTTCGCCTGGAACCGGATCGGCTTACCCCATGACACGCAAGCCACGCTCACCGCCGCCGCGAAGACCGTCGTCTTCGGCCCCGACCCCACTACCGAGAGGAGCGCCGCAGACAGTGTGGACGCTCCCTGA